Part of the Henckelia pumila isolate YLH828 chromosome 2, ASM3356847v2, whole genome shotgun sequence genome is shown below.
AGGGAAAGGGGGTAAAGTGGTAGAGAAGATCAGGGATGACTCGGGGTCCCGAATCAGAGTCTTGAAGCCTGAAGAGTTTCCCTCTCTCGGGTCGCCTACTGATGAAATCGTGGAAGTGAGTTCAGAACTTAAAAGGATGCATTTGTTAGTTTGAGTTCATGGCAATGGGAACAAATTAATTTAAAgtacaattttttatttgaaccgGTATCGATCATGTACATAGATATGCTGCTGTCCTGATACTAAGAATTGCCCCATGTGAAGTAATTGATTCTGTTGAATTATCATTTGTACTAtaattgatcaaatgattgttCTTTGTAAATGTTAATGCTGCCAAAAATAAACTGAAAGTACATTAGGAAGCTCCACATAATATTGTCCGGATAACACTTGAAGTGTAGTATTTGGGTTAGTACTTTTCCAAAAATAGACATGCAGTTGTGGAGTGACTGGAAAACATCTCCATGcaattgaatttaatttaaattgcggAATGTTCCAGCAATCCAGCTCACTGGCAAAAGATTTCTAAATCCAAACTAGCAAAAACACCATGTACCTGAGATGTGTTTAGTGATGTAGCTTCAAAGGGGATTCATTTCGACGTTGTCATGTCTTCTTCTTTTATCTTTAGAATTCAGTTAGTTAAAATTTTTGCAAAGCATAGTTTCTCTCAGTCGGTTGTTTGTGCTGGTTAGGTATGTGTGCCATGAGAACTTTTTGCAATGGCATTTGCCATGTATGAACTTCTAGAATTTTTTTGTTCTCTCTGTTACATAACACTTAGCATGCCAGGTTCACACTGGTTAGTTTCTTGTTGTTACTGTTTATCACTTATTGGCTCGATGTATTTACAGATTGAAGGAGATGTTATGGCCGTTAAGAAAGCTCTTGTGGCTGTCACCAGCCGCCTACAAGAGTTTCCACCATTTGAGAGAACAACAACGCATGGAGCCAGACCTTCTGAGGTGGAGTCTTCATCAATTCCACCTGTGAGTTTACCTCGGCACCAGAGTCCAATGCTACAATTTATGCCTTCAAACTCCATTAAGCAAACTTTAAGAGATGATACTTTACTGTCCGCACCTGAAAAGATTTCTACCGAGGACTCTATGACATCACGGCAAGAAGTTGTTTTTAAGATACTATGCCCGAACTACCAAGTTGGTGCTGTTATTGGCAAAGGAGGATCAGTTGTCAGGGCTCTTGAAAGTGAAAGTGGCGCTTCCATACGTGTTGGGCGTGCTTTAGCTGAGTGTGACGAAAACATAATAACTATCAGTTCTATGGAGGTATTTTCAGTTTTCGCTTTCACTACTCTTGTTTTGTTTACATGGGCATATGAGTTGATTTTTTCCCCTGTTTTGGGGTTGTGTAGAATGTGGAGAGACAACACTCGCCTGCACAAAAAGCAGTCATCCTCGTCTTCAATAGGTGTATGGAGGTTCGTATGGAGAAGGGGTGGTATTTGGATTCAAAAGCGTCACCTGTATCTGCTCGACTTTTGGTACCATCGAATCAGGTCTTTTGTCTGTTGGGGCAAGGAGGCGCAATAATTTCAGAGATGAGAAAGGTAACTGGTGCTGGCATATGGATTATCGGTGGCGACCAAGTTCCTAAGTGCGGCTCGGAAAATGAAAAAGTTGTTCAGGTgcaataattttgaatttttggtgtTTCACTTGCTGCCTTCAATGTGGTCGTTGTGCCTTTTGTGCAATGATGGTCACGTAAGTGCTAAGTAGTTGTAGGACTTTTCTATTTTTCAGATAACTGGGGAGTTTGGAAATGTTAAAGTTGCTCTCAGTAAGGTGACTGCTAGATTACGAGATAACATCATGTCTGCAAAAACATCAATTGGAAGTGGAACTATCCAGAACAATCCTTACTTGAGAGTAAGAGATCCTATCCCACTTGGGTTGTATCAATCTTTTGGCACACCCGACAATCTTAAAGAGCTCAAGTCTTTGCCACAAAGTATATATCATCGAACTTCCTACGATATTGACCGGCCTATGTCACCTAGTTTATTGGCATCATTGGTAAGAATTTTAGATATTTTTCACCATTACCTCTTCTTTTATCTATCTTTATCATTTTGCTGATTTTTTGTCCGATGAATGACTGTTTGTAGACAATTTCTGGGGAAGACCAGGAGCGTGGTACGGAAATGGACAGAAAGTTACATTCAATTCAAGGTGCTGTGGAACTTGGCAGGTCGGTGTTGTTTATGACTTTCAAAACCTTGGTTATTTTACACTATTATTTGTGATTGACAATATAACATATGCTAGGTTatctttttaaattatatattttgttaGAAATATATGAAATTTCTGATGAACCGAGTGCTAATGAAAAATAGTGCTAGGAATCCTAAGTAATTGTTCTGTCATTTTCTGATACCTTCAGAAGGCATACCTTATATTGGCGAGGTGTTTTTTGTCAAGGTAAGAAAAGAAACAAATTTGAAATGTGGAAGTACATCACTAAGTGATATTTAATGCCTATAAAGTTATGATATTTGGTAGTCCCGGGATCTGATGGACAATAAGTAATGATAATTATGGTCAGCTGGTTTGCTTCATGGTACTCTGTATATGAGTGCTATTCATGTTATGTGGATCACGAAAAAATTGATTGGCCTGTTGTATTTTTTAAACTGGTCACATCTGATCAAGGCTAAACGCCAATGTTTATTTTATCCTGGAGAACATTTTTTTGTCAAAATATGAAACTTATTATTACTTGCAACATAGGGTGCCTGAACTTTTTTGGTGTATCATTGTTCAGTTTAAGCTTTGATCCGAGTCATGGCCCTTCAAGTAATACGTTGCCTTTAGCTGGACATTCTTGAGCTGTCATTCACATACTACACATAGCTGATAAGCACAGTCCTTTATGTTCTACGCATCTGGAAAGCAATATATGACTTTTCTCCCAGTGGTGGATCAGTCAGTGAGGCTTAGTCCTGGCATCTAGATGCAAGCTATGACCCAACCTCTCAATCAAGGACCGGCCTTAGCCGAGAAACACAAGTTTAACTGCACTTCAAAGGCTCGGGATGCAACATATTAGTATTCATTTATTTTCTCCTGAGAACTACAAAATGTGTTATTATTGCTCATCAATATTTTAAGCACATCTTGTCTTCCCAACTACTTAGATTCTGGTATTTTATCCTAATACTTATGTGCCTTGCCCAATGCCTTGCATCTATGCTCTATACCCATATGTCTTAGTGCGCCTTGCACCTCTAGTATCTATGATTATACAAAACTGAGCCCTCAACACCATGTTGTTGATGTAAAGATACTATCCCATGTACTAACTCTTCTGGTTGTCTCGTGTAATGAATGCCATACCATGAGATGGCCATGGTTTGCTTGCATGTAGAAAGAAAGTAAAGTTTACGAAGTGTCCAAAAAAAATACTGAGTGCTTCTTTTCTATCTGTGTTGACAGTGGAAGAGGATCTGAAACTGAGGCAAACACGACTGTGGAGATTGTTGTACCTGGGAATGCCATTGGTTCCGTTTATGGGGAAAATGGGAGCAACTTGGATCGTTTGAGACAGGTATCTAAAGTTACCGTTCTGCCTGTTTTTTGTGGAAGGCACTTGGCATCAGCGCATCGCTTTCAATAATGATCTGATGAAAAAATTTGGGGGGTTTTGGGACCTTCTAATCGAGTTCTCTGTGTTCCCATTGGCGATGAAATGCTGatttcatatattaaaatttgattcaACTACAGTAAAGTTTTTTGACAAACTATGTTTATTAGACTGTTTTTCACTAGTGAAATTGTGATAAATAGATCTCTGGAGCAAAAATCATTGTTCTCGAGCCCCAGCCTGGAGCCACCGATAGAATAGTCGCCATATCCGGTACACCAGATGAAACATTGTCTGCTCAGAGCCTACTCCAAGCATTCATATGATCAGGTTCAACATGAAAAAAGACTCCGCAATTTTCTGCCGACATTCTTTTAGCATTTAATGCCTACCCACCACGACTCGACATATAGATAATTGATGAAGATTCAATTGCTGGCAAAGTTAAGAGTTGGCTAGTTTTGTTCACGTTAACTCATAGATAGGGGTCTGTCTGATGATCCGGTTCAGTTTCTTCATGCACTTATATACGCTTTCAGTGAAAGGCCATACCTGTGAGAAATTCAACCCAATATTTGGGCAAGGATTTTAGAAGTTAGTTTTGGGAGATCAAAGGGATATTACTTATGTTTTGTCGAGATACTTTCTATCATTCATATTGCATCGTGTAATATACTGACGGCTGTTTAAGAAGTTGAATCAAACATTACGTATTGAGATGTATATGATTGACAAAGATTTAATTTTAAGGTTGgagaaaatattgaaaaatgagtccaatgaattaaaattaaataaatggcAGATCTGTGGAGTATCTCTTTTCATTGTAACTCTGTCAGCTCACAGTATCTTTTTATGCTATATTTAGCAGTCAAAGCAAATGCTTCTATGCACAAAGTAACTGTTAAAAATATTGTTGGATATGacaattataataaatattattagttCTAGTAAAATTATATTCAAATAAATGAAATTTGGGAATTAGAAATGAAAACAAAGGTATCCTTGACGAATCAAAGAGATTTATTGTGAAATTCGATTATAAATAGTTTTTCGGTTGTTACAACACCACTTTAATAAAGCAAAATTTCTCTAAAGAAGTTATGAGGCATGACTCTGTAGCACATACAAGTTTAGGCCACCATGGTTTTCTTAAACACAATTAATCACTATTAACATAACAGGTCACTCAAAAGTCTCAAACCGAGAGAGCTCAAGAGAGAGTTAAACAAACACCACAAAAGTATACAACATTGGAGTTTACAATCTTCAAACAATATTTCATTGGACAGAATAGAGCACCAATTTTTACCCGTAGAAGGAACGGGACACTTTAGAAGATGATATATTAACTTTTCAGAGGGACATCACTTGATGTTGCTTCGGGTTTGAGAATTATTTCGACATTGTCATGAACTCCTTGCAACAATAGCTCACCATCATAGGTTAAAACCTTGCGTTTTTTTGCTGCACGTAGTGTTCCAACTAATGCTTCAAATATGTTTGCACACCTATCGTCATTAAACAGCATGCCAAAGGTGAccttcaaaatataaaaaagtaaACATTGCAGCAGAAGAGTTAGAAGATCTATGAGATGGACAATCTATGTAACTCAAATTCGGTAATCTCCCACAAGTTTTTCTGTTAAGAGGATGGTTCTTACAAGATACCAAATAAATAATGTTTTGATAGATGAAACATCATATTTGTTGATAGATTCACACtatatatgcattcatcttctTTATACAGCATAATGAGACAGAATTACAGCACATAGAACCTTTTACATCTATTGATGAAAATTTGCACAAACCTGTAAGAACTCATATAAGTTCTGAAAACAGAACTTGTGAAACTTTAAGCTGTTCCAGTATTAAATGAGTAAGACTATCTCTCCATGAGGTATAATCAGGAGACATGCTATGTAGTTAATTCATCTGATGCATCTTTTAAACCACTTCACCATTTTTTTCAAGAATTTTGACAAAATTTTCGAAGATACTAAACCAATGTCACACCAACAGTTAAATTGTTGCGTATCATCTAAAGATACCTGATGCATATCATATATATTTTGGCACCATCAGCCTCCTGTGCAGATGATCCAGgaaataatgtaaaattatgCAAAGTTACAAAATATGAAGGGAATAAGAGGTTTACTTGAGCTGGGCATTTCTCCATCTTACAATAATACTCAAGTATCCTCAAATACAAGAGGAATGCTTGTCTATATCTACCTATGGTATGCAGGCTATTTTGGGAAAAACCATCAATTCGGATAGCATTTTGCATCAGTTTATAAACTTGAAGAATAATAGTAAAACCATAAAGCATTCAAGCTATTTCTGAGTCCATCACCATTTATAAAACAGTTTCCATGTGGTTCAATCCATAAAATAAGAGCTTGGATGTTTGCCAAACAAATAGTGTGTGTACATTTGATTGAGCAGTAATCCCAAAATTCACTCTTCTTAGAAAAACCATTAGTTTCATGGTTCATCCTCACTAATTCACGAAAACTTACCAGTAGCTTGTTAATTGCAAGAGCCTTACCCCAAGAATTCGATTCATGCTCAAACTATTGACAAATTACACTTGATAAGATTTTGGTCTGAAAAATTAATACAGAGGCGGACCTCAAGATCTAAGCTCTGATCTTCAGTGATCTTTTTTGACCCAACAGTTACTATAACAAAATATGCATTCATACAGGTTCAGATAACTGCATTCGAAgctaaataaattaattaatcaatatGAAAATTTGAAACATATAAACAGGTATTCAGTCATAATCCAACCACAGAGCAGAATCCATATTAAAGAAAAACTGAATCTTGCACCTTACATCCAAAAACAAGCAATGCAATGTGAATACGGTGATCGAGTGGGATAAATTAACATGGATCTGAATCAAATCAACCAAAACATTAAAAAATGACTACTCCTAGAACCAGCAACGCGAAGGGAAAAATGCGGGATCAAtccgaaaaaccaaaaaaaattaacaatccTACAAATCTGCTATCCAAGTTGAGAATTACATCCTAAAACGAGTGATACAATGGAAATGGTGTCAATAAAATAACATGGGTCTGAATCAAATCAAAAAGAATGTGTACCTTGTAGGAGCCATCGCCTTGGGGTGTACCCAGACGTTTGATCTCCTCTTTGAGTCGGCCAACCTCTTCTTCCACGTTCATTTTTCTTGAACTATGTTCTTCTGGTTTTTGTAGCTGACTTAATAAAAAGGAATAAACATTTTGTCCAGCCTAATTATTTCACGGGAATTATTCCATCTTACCCACGCTGAAAATTCTAAATCACGACTATGACCCACCCACCCCTTGTAATATCTAAAAATGATTTAGAATTCCCACAAGCCAATGCGGCACTGTTTCATATGAGATGGAGTCTTTTTctagttcaattttttttttaagaaatgatTTATGTCGGCTAAACTCGAATCATGTGtacactgaaaaataatatcttTTTATGAATATGATTGCATAGGACATGACATCTCACAAgagtttatttgaaatatttaatattttactatCTTCGTTTCCGTTTATATAGTTTTACTTTTTAAATCAATGGAATAACAAATTATGTATTCACTTACTATTTGATCttaatttaatgcattcaaaaaataatttcacaATTCAAGATGATTTAATAAGGATATGTAAGTAAAAAAGTGTAAAAAACTATTAGTAAATATTATGTGTCTATATATTTAagagataaaaaataaatatgactTATATAATCTAAGCGAACCATAATATATCttcgaattttttaaaaattaagtgcataataataaataattaagttaTTGTTGGAATGGATTGACCCAGCCATTTGATGGATTTGGATGAAATTTATCTgtcttcaaaaaataaattataatatttttcagcCATTCAGAAACAGACACGTATCACCATGGCAATTCCAAGATTCTTTATTTTCGCCTTTAAATGCATATCTAGGGTTTTCATTTCAAGCCATCAAGGTCCAAGCTTCATTTCGTCGTTGCTCTACCCCCAAACCTCGAAGAAATCATGCCTCGCCGTAGCTCCGGAGGTTGATTTCCTGATTCTTTCACTTTATTGTATCTTCTGAAACGAATAAATATTGGTCCGATCTCGAACTCGCCCTCGCCctttgttttgtttcattttctgttagatttatatgtatatgtgtgtgaTACGAAACAATTTTAAAGGTTTGATATTTACGAATGATTTATGTTTCCAACCAATTCTTGACCATCTGGGATTTTTCCATTTAAGATTGATTGCTAGTGTGCTGGGTCTAGGGTTATGCAAATTTTAGATGTGATTTGTGCTGCTTTGGGCAACGAATGCTTGCTTGGACTGTTATTTGATTGTCTAAAATTTTCTACGTCTGATTGATTGTGAAAGATCTTTTCTTTTTCACTATTGATGGTTATGGCCTTGGTTTTTAAGGgattttaaagatttaattgCGATTAGGATTTGTGTTTCTGGAGATTCTGCTTAGCCATTATTTGTATATTCTGCTAGAGTTGTTCTGGATGTTGAAAAAACAATCACAAGGGTTGTTATTGTTCATCTATGCTTAGACttgttttcagttattcttttaAATATGTTTTTAAGACAACAACTCCCTTAACTTGTATTGgaggtatttttaaaaattttcataaatagtTGAGGTGATGATGGTATGTGTTATAGATTATGCAACTCTTCAATGAGTATGCGGTgcctttaaaattttacaaCTTAAAAAACAGTTTATTGGAGTAGGATATAATTATAGACAAGAATTGATTATGGTTGGAGATGTCAAAAAACAATTGGGTTTTGGGAAACAGAAAGGTAATGTTTAGTTTCATTTCcgaaataagaataaaagagCTAGAAAATGAATCCAACATACCCTTGTTTTTCCGAACTActttcttttgttattttgaATATTGTGTTGCCTCATGTGCTTGGTGGTTTGACTCTGTCACTGAAAACAGAACTTGAGTACTTATTCTCTTGTATTGCTTCATTTGACAATACAGTTTGACAATACACATTTGACAATACACATTTGACACGCTAAAGTAGTTATGTTTACGGTTCCCCACTTGGCATTGTAGTGTATAGGCAGAGTCGTAGATGTGCGTTTGCATTTAAATGGCTTTGATTTTGGTATAGATCGGCTACCATATGACTTTGAGTGCTTATTTTCTAGGAACAGTCCATTTAGCTTAACCCATGTAATTCATTTTACAGGAAGATCAGCACGTCCAGCTCCTCGTCCGGCTCCAGCCCGGAATCCACCTCAACCAGGTAATTTGTTCCTAACCATTCAATCGATTATAAATTACAAGCGAGATTGGATCGGCGTCGGAGCTATGTATGCTAGTTTTTTTTCCCAACATTCAATGTTTAAGCTATGTAAAAGATCCTTGTTAGAATCATTTGAAACAATGTCCGTACCATATTAAGTATGCTATGTGATGAATGTTGCTTCCAATCTCATCATTTTTTCGCCTAATCCATGCAGTGAATCATGCTCCTCCACCAGCTCCTCTTCAAAGTAGTTCTGGTGGATCCATGTTCGGAGGCATTGGTTCAACAATAGCCCAAGGTTAGCCTTTTTAGCCAACCGAAGCTTTGACGTATGACCTGGACATTTTTTCCCATTTGGCAGAAGTTTATCTTTAATGCATTTGTTTTTTCTATTCAACTTCAACAGGTATGGCATTTGGTACTGGAAGTGCAGTAGCACACAGGGCTGTGGACGCCGTTGTGGGTCCTCGTACAATTCATCACGAAACAGTCGTCTCTGAGGCTGTTGCAACACCAGCATCGTCCAGTATGGGTGGCTCTGATGCTTGCATGGTGCACTCAAAGGCATTCCAGGATGTAAGCTTCTTAGCATTGTAAAACAGTGACACGATTCTAACTTAATATTGAATGggttttttatttattggacTGGTGATTATTTCTGCAGTGCGTCAATAACTTTGGAAGTGACATCAGCAAATGCCAGTTCTATATGGATATGTTGGCTGAGTGCAGGAGAAGCTCAGGCTCCATGATGAGTTCCTAAGAAATGCTCTTAATCAACAACTTGGTCTTATGTTACAAAATTTAATCTTGATCATTGAACTTTTTATGTCGCTTGAACTTATGGCATTAATAATGTTGGCCCAAGCACGACTGCCTTTTTCTTATTTGAAATCTTATGAGTTGTGTGTTTTGGATTTGGATTATTGTTTCTCTTTATAATTTGGAATTTCACCtgatttttaattcaaaattttataataatgttATGTTTGTTGGTTCTTCGTATCGCTACTTAATACTTCATACTGTGCAACGATATAAAATGTTCAACAGAGCCGGTTATCTAACAGTTTTACGTTACTGCGCAAGAAAAATAATTGATATGCAGAAACGCTACCATATGGATTTTGCCCGAGAACGATTAAGACAGCATCCATTGCAGAGGAAGCAATTATTTCATCCAACTATTGGTTTGGATttcataataattaaaattaaaatagattttattattcatattattaatttgtattatcgtgttataaatttttttattttatcatccACGAATccgtttttgttttgtttttgtttttgtttttttttaatatatataaaggaTTTCGTTGGCATTAATATTTAGCATTAATCCTAGTAAAATCGAATGAAACACAGATGTGGATAAAGGTGCCCATGTAATGACTGAAAAATTGTGTTACATTTTTACAATTTAGGATCATGGCAAATTTAAGAAACTCAACAAGAGCAACAATTTAATGTATCTTCGGGCTTCTTGTACAACTTAAAGTCCCCAAAATTGTTGTCAACTTAATATTTAAATAGTTAAAACATTTTCTGCAGTTCAGGTGGAAAGAATGAAAACTATATTACAAAATCTGCtcctagattatttatttattttaccttGCAATGAGAAGAGAAAAGTGCAGCAATTATTTAATCTCGCGAGCCAAAAACTGTGGCAAGTTAGCATAAAAAGAATTAGTTTATGCATTCACGTGGCCAGGACTCGAGTAATCATCTTCTTTGCCGCCGAATAGAGCAATGAATACAGTTGAAATCTCAGAGAGATCCttaaatattcaaaccaaatcTATCCCTGCACCTACACAGTCCATGTAATTGTCTCTTAAACCTCCTCTTTCTATGGCCGTTTTGTTACTTCTGCAACCAATCACATTATCACAGAAATACATGAGCGCACATCAATTATGTGTTCGAGGTTCTCCTAAAATATAGGATATAATAAGAGAGCCCATGACCCAGCAATTACCTTGCATTGTAAGCGTAAGAGGTTTTCACAATCACATCATGTGCCAAGTATTTAATTCAAGCATATTGTCTGTTCGTACCAATCACTTCATCTATGCCATCCATATTCTCTAAACTAAACTTTTCTTCATCAAATGCCCTTCTGCCATTCAACTTTTTATTCCTCAAAATAACAACTGATTCCTTCATCAAATCGATGTACTTCTTTCTGACTTCTGCCAGAGGATGTGGTTCTATGGTCAGTTCATTGCCATAAGCCTCTTTCAGAATAACAGTGCAGGTTTTATTCTTCATCGACAAATAAAACATGTGTGGATGCCTCTCAAATGCCTTGTGAATCTTCTGCGGCAAACACAAGCATTTCCTCAGACATAAAAAGGCCTTTCTTTCCGCAGCATGCTCGACAAACAGACTCAACAACTCATGAAGCAATCCCACGACCCGTTTCTCAGATAAATCACTGTCTGGTTTCAAGAAAGAAAAGTCATCGTAAGGGGAGACATAAGGGAGGCACTGAAATTCGTTTAACCAATCATTTATCTTCTGTTTCAGCCTTAGTCCTTTAGAAGGAAACAATGGGAAAGCAATTGCCTCATCCGCACCACCATTATATAGGCCTTTCTTCATTGCAGTCTTCTGCATTTGCGACCAAAATTTCCCATCTTTATTATCGTCATTACCTTCAAAAACTGCCAAACCCTTCAGTCCATCTTCTATGTCCACTATGCGAAAACACTCACTATCTTTCACAAAATCTGAAGGGTCTTCCCAAAATTCATCAGGCAACCCTAAATACCAGTGCAAGCCTTTAATTACCTTCAAAGGAATCACCTTTCTACCACCACTCATCAAGATAAGCTTCTTTAGCCTACCCATGATATCatctttaaaattttcataaatcattctttCCTCTTTATTAAGCTCAATGGCTTTCTGAGTCAGTCTAAACCAAGGCAAATTGTAAAGGGGCCCAGTAAACTCCTCAAAAAAAGAAGGATAACTCCTCAAGAACCTTGCCACTCTTATATTTAAACCAAAATTTAAGCCTTTTTTGGAGACAGCTGAGATTGGAATACAATAGTTGTCATGAGGTGAAGAGGAAGAAGATAAAAAGAAGTTTTTCATCGAGATGATGGGCTTGAGTTGAAGAGATTTGTGAATGGAATCAATGGAGTCAAAGTATGAGTCTTTTTTCCatttcatgcatacattcacatGAGTTTGTTTCTGGATGTAGGAGTGCCAAGAGAGAGGAAGGATTTGGATTTGCGGAGCCGAGAAGAGAAGTTTGTGAAAGAAGACCATTTCAGGGTTTGTTATTTTCTTGGACATTTTGTAGTAACAGCTGTGCATTTTCAGAAACTCTTAGTGATTTTTCAAATTGAAGAAGATAGAAACGTTTAGGAAGGCCATATACTGATTTACAGCGGCTTAAATGGCATACTAATATACCTTC
Proteins encoded:
- the LOC140882066 gene encoding KH domain-containing protein HEN4-like, giving the protein MESSFHFPPAKRHVHSASTTMDEPTNDPNCTTHFTQSLDGGAALSLRSRPHQSTLYVPPGHVTFRIVCPASCVGGIIGKSGSIVKNLEQLTKSKIRVEEPKNLSEHRLITVSSSPLATNRITLHGDEWFEVSAAQEGALRVFERVVEVAIEADSAAVARAVEGNVLCRLLVWKNQAGAIIGKGGKVVEKIRDDSGSRIRVLKPEEFPSLGSPTDEIVEIEGDVMAVKKALVAVTSRLQEFPPFERTTTHGARPSEVESSSIPPVSLPRHQSPMLQFMPSNSIKQTLRDDTLLSAPEKISTEDSMTSRQEVVFKILCPNYQVGAVIGKGGSVVRALESESGASIRVGRALAECDENIITISSMENVERQHSPAQKAVILVFNRCMEVRMEKGWYLDSKASPVSARLLVPSNQVFCLLGQGGAIISEMRKVTGAGIWIIGGDQVPKCGSENEKVVQITGEFGNVKVALSKVTARLRDNIMSAKTSIGSGTIQNNPYLRVRDPIPLGLYQSFGTPDNLKELKSLPQSIYHRTSYDIDRPMSPSLLASLTISGEDQERGTEMDRKLHSIQGAVELGSGRGSETEANTTVEIVVPGNAIGSVYGENGSNLDRLRQISGAKIIVLEPQPGATDRIVAISGTPDETLSAQSLLQAFI
- the LOC140882067 gene encoding costars family protein; translated protein: MNVEEEVGRLKEEIKRLGTPQGDGSYKVTFGMLFNDDRCANIFEALVGTLRAAKKRKVLTYDGELLLQGVHDNVEIILKPEATSSDVPLKS
- the LOC140882600 gene encoding uncharacterized protein, producing MPRRSSGGRSARPAPRPAPARNPPQPVNHAPPPAPLQSSSGGSMFGGIGSTIAQGMAFGTGSAVAHRAVDAVVGPRTIHHETVVSEAVATPASSSMGGSDACMVHSKAFQDCVNNFGSDISKCQFYMDMLAECRRSSGSMMSS
- the LOC140882565 gene encoding protein WHAT'S THIS FACTOR 9, mitochondrial, whose translation is MHSCYYKMSKKITNPEMVFFHKLLFSAPQIQILPLSWHSYIQKQTHVNVCMKWKKDSYFDSIDSIHKSLQLKPIISMKNFFLSSSSSPHDNYCIPISAVSKKGLNFGLNIRVARFLRSYPSFFEEFTGPLYNLPWFRLTQKAIELNKEERMIYENFKDDIMGRLKKLILMSGGRKVIPLKVIKGLHWYLGLPDEFWEDPSDFVKDSECFRIVDIEDGLKGLAVFEGNDDNKDGKFWSQMQKTAMKKGLYNGGADEAIAFPLFPSKGLRLKQKINDWLNEFQCLPYVSPYDDFSFLKPDSDLSEKRVVGLLHELLSLFVEHAAERKAFLCLRKCLCLPQKIHKAFERHPHMFYLSMKNKTCTVILKEAYGNELTIEPHPLAEVRKKYIDLMKESVVILRNKKLNGRRAFDEEKFSLENMDGIDEVIGTNRQYA